In Camelina sativa cultivar DH55 chromosome 17, Cs, whole genome shotgun sequence, the genomic stretch TTGCTTTGTCTTATTGGACTTGTTGTTTGCTGCTTGAAGAGACGTAAAAGGAGGCCCTCAACCATTGGTGGTGGCTATGTTATGCCAACGCCTGTGGATTCCTCCCCAAGATCAGGTAAAATTTACAGGTTAATCTATTTTATTAGGAAGTGTTAGTCTTTGTCATCCTTACAGTGGCTTAGCAAGCATGGCACAAAGAAGTCTTCTTGTATGTATTGATGGTTGGAATCTTAGATAATACAGTTTACTTTAAACCAAAAGTTCATGGTTCTTTAGAGATTAAGATAGTTTGTGTCAAGAGTTCATAGTTATAGTTATTGCTATGTATATTTGATTATCAGTATTTCTCCACCTTTTTGTTATCCAGATTCAGTGCTTATGAAGACACAGTCATCCGCACCTCTAATGGGAAATCGTTCTAGCAATCGAACATATTTTTCACAGTCAGAACCTGGTGGTTTTGGTCAATCGAGGGAACTGTTCTCATATGAAGAACTTGTCATAGCAACGAATGGATTCTCAGATGAAAATCTATTGGGTGAAGGTGGATTTGGTCGTGTGTATAAAGGAGTCTTGCCAGATGAAAGAGTGGTTGCTGTTAAACAGCTAAAAATAGGTGGAGGCCAGGGTGACCGAGAGTTCAAAGCCGAGGTTGAGACCATAAGCAGAGTACATCACCGGAATTTGCTTTCTATGGTTGGATACTGCATTTCTGAGAGCCGGAGATTGCTTATTTATGATTATGTCTCTAACAACAACCTTTACTTCCATCTTCATGGTAAGCGAGATTTCAGGACATATCATCATTAACACTGCCCGTGTTAAAATTGCTGTCTTATACTGTCTTGCTATGGTCTTTAGCCGCAGGGACTCCGGGTCTAGACTGGGCAACACGTGTTAAAATTGCTGCTGGTGCGGCTCGTGGACTAGCTTATCTCCATGAAGATTGTAGGTTGCTGTGACTCTTCCATAATTTGTGGGAAAAAGGTCCTGATGCTATTTTATGGTTCTTGGGTACTAATATATTTGATGGTAAACTTTGATAGGTCATCCTCGTATCATCCATAGGGACATCAAATCATCCAACATTCTTTTAGAGGATAACTTTCACGCCCTGGTATACATCCACCTACTCTTCTGAACTACAAAGCTGCTGATAATTAAGATCATGGGTTTTAACAGTGTTTAATCTCTCATTCTCTAGGTTTGTGATTTTGGCCTTGCAAAGCTAGCTCTTGATTGTAACACACATATTACAACTCGAGTTATGGGAACATTCGGGTAGGTGGTGGTTCTCAGGAGCAAAACAGTCTTTCTGTATATGTTGCACATCCTGCATCTACTAAAGTATCTGTATAATGTTTCAGATACATGGCTCCTGAATATGCATCAAGTGGCAAATTAACTGAGAAATCAGATGTGTTCTCCTTTGGGGTTGTTCTACTAGAGTTGATCACTGGACGTAAGCCCGTGGATACATCCCAGCCTCTGGGAGATGAGAGCCTTGTTGAATGGGTATGGCATAAATAAGCAATTTTAACTGTTTGAGAATAGAACTGTTTCTTCAATCCAATGTTTGCATTTGATGTTTCAGGCTCGTCCTTTGCTTAATCATGCCATTGAAACCGAAGAGTTTGCAGCTCTAGCAGATCCCAAGCTGGCTAAAAACTATGTTGGTGTGGAAATGTTTAGAATGGTTGAAGCAGCTGCAGCCTGTATTCGCCATTCAGCTGCAAAGAGACCTCGAATGAGTCAAGTACTgacattttctcaaaaaaatcatattaatttcttcttcattcCACCAAATATAATCTCACATAACAAGCTCTTAATTGAAAATTCTTACAGATTGTTAGAGCTTTCGACAGTCTAGCTGAGGAAGACCTCACCAATGGGATGAGACTAGGGGAAAGCGAAATCATCAACTCAGCTCAGCAGTCTGCAGAGATTAGATTATTTAGGAGAATGGCTTTTGGCAGCCAAAATTACAGTACAGATTCTTTCACTCGTAGTAGTAATATAAGCAAAGATGAAAACGTGTAAATATCAGCAACAAAACACATTGCATAATGATTTTTCCGAGAAAGAGATCTTGATTAACTTCAGATTTGGATCATCTGTTTCATCCTTGATCTAAAGAATTGAAGAAACCAGGAGTTTGGGGGATCATGTGGATGAACACATTGCATAGTAATTTCGCCTTAAAACATATCTCAAAGCATATCAATTTTCAAGTTCCAATCCTTAAATTCAGGTCCTCAGGTTCTTCTGGTCCAAATCTGTGGATGAACAAGAATGGAAATGAGACGAGTAAATTGTTATGTTGGACACaacattgtttcattttttcttcccGCTCTGATGTTACTGCTCGTTATCATGTCCTCTCATTATCATGCTTCTTTATGTTATCACCAAACTCTTCATAACGTGTGTCACTGTCCCTCACATGATACATATGGTCAAATGAATCAATTTGCCAAATATAATATGAGAAAAGACCAGTTCACCCTTTTCCCGAACTACATTCATGTTGGGGAATAGTCTCAAAGGGAACAAGAACTTAATCAGCTACAGTTCTTTTGACGTCCAAGATTCCTAAATATGCCGGTAAATATGTCTCAAACCCCATGTGATTTCTATAATATTTCTGTATATCTATATCATCTCTGTAACCTTGTAGTTTTTGTGCATATCAGAGTGATGGAAGAAGATTGTGGTGCATTTGCAGCAGACTGTGTTGTC encodes the following:
- the LOC104756929 gene encoding proline-rich receptor-like protein kinase PERK10, giving the protein MATPPVQAPTEEVSPPTPPVVVSPPPLVSPTPLSPPTPPLASPPTLSPPLPMASPPPQPSSPGDDATSPSREPINGNSPEILITPAQSPPPPPAPVTPVSSPPPEPSPSLPPPIVAPPPAPTSPDPPIIVSPPKSSPPPADQPVILPTPLPSPPSIPSAPPPGLPRYSPPPPTLVPPSHSSPPPPSLPPPRYPERPPPPRDPQRPEKPPPPESKRPAPSSPPPPPKEITPSPKSLPSPPPSVVSPPSRPQKSVPGFDNPSPNNPTPLTDNSSSSSGNGTAVVVGASIGVALLLLCLIGLVVCCLKRRKRRPSTIGGGYVMPTPVDSSPRSDSVLMKTQSSAPLMGNRSSNRTYFSQSEPGGFGQSRELFSYEELVIATNGFSDENLLGEGGFGRVYKGVLPDERVVAVKQLKIGGGQGDREFKAEVETISRVHHRNLLSMVGYCISESRRLLIYDYVSNNNLYFHLHAAGTPGLDWATRVKIAAGAARGLAYLHEDCHPRIIHRDIKSSNILLEDNFHALVCDFGLAKLALDCNTHITTRVMGTFGYMAPEYASSGKLTEKSDVFSFGVVLLELITGRKPVDTSQPLGDESLVEWARPLLNHAIETEEFAALADPKLAKNYVGVEMFRMVEAAAACIRHSAAKRPRMSQIVRAFDSLAEEDLTNGMRLGESEIINSAQQSAEIRLFRRMAFGSQNYSTDSFTRSSNISKDENV